A window of the Comamonas sp. Y33R10-2 genome harbors these coding sequences:
- a CDS encoding branched-chain amino acid ABC transporter permease → MDILLQQIINGLVLGSMYALIALGYTMVYGIIQLINFAHGEVLMVGALTSWSCIGLMQEAMPYLPGWLMLLISAIIACVVAASLNFVIEKVAYRPLRSSPRLAPLITAIGVSILLQTLAMIIWKPNYKAYPTLMPSTPYEIGSAVITPTQILVLVVTALALATLMYLVNYTKLGRAMRATAENPRVASLMGVKPDMVISATFIIGAVLAAIAGILYASNYGTAHHTMGFLPGLKAFTAAVFGGIGNLAGAVVGGLLLGLIESIGSGYIGDLTGGVLGSQYTDIFAFIVLIIILTLRPSGLLGERVADRA, encoded by the coding sequence ATGGATATTTTGCTGCAGCAGATCATCAATGGTCTGGTTCTGGGCAGCATGTACGCCTTGATAGCCTTGGGCTACACCATGGTGTACGGCATTATTCAGCTGATTAACTTCGCCCACGGTGAAGTGCTGATGGTGGGTGCTTTAACGAGTTGGAGCTGTATAGGCTTGATGCAAGAGGCTATGCCCTACCTGCCGGGCTGGCTCATGCTTTTAATCTCAGCCATCATTGCCTGTGTGGTGGCTGCGTCTCTGAACTTTGTGATCGAAAAAGTCGCCTATCGGCCGCTGCGCAGCAGCCCGCGCCTTGCGCCGCTGATTACGGCGATTGGTGTCTCGATCTTGCTGCAGACGCTGGCCATGATCATCTGGAAGCCTAATTACAAGGCTTATCCCACACTGATGCCTTCCACACCTTATGAAATTGGCTCGGCTGTGATTACGCCTACGCAAATTTTGGTGCTTGTGGTCACGGCTTTGGCACTGGCCACCCTGATGTACTTGGTCAACTACACAAAGCTGGGCCGCGCCATGCGCGCCACGGCCGAGAACCCACGTGTTGCTTCGCTGATGGGCGTCAAGCCAGACATGGTGATCTCAGCAACCTTCATCATCGGTGCGGTGTTGGCGGCCATTGCGGGCATTTTGTATGCATCGAACTATGGCACGGCACACCACACCATGGGCTTTTTGCCCGGTTTGAAAGCCTTCACTGCAGCGGTGTTTGGCGGCATTGGTAACTTGGCCGGCGCGGTGGTTGGCGGCTTGCTGCTGGGCTTGATCGAGTCGATTGGTTCGGGCTACATCGGAGATCTGACGGGCGGAGTTCTGGGTAGCCAGTACACAGACATCTTTGCCTTCATCGTCCTCATCATCATCTTGACGCTGCGCCCCTCGGGCCTGCTAGGTGAGCGTGTGGCGGATAGAGCCTGA
- a CDS encoding ABC transporter ATP-binding protein — MKNNKILHWVLGGIGLLVLPFILQYFGNAWVRIADLALLYVMLALGLNIVVGYAGLLDLGYVAFYAVGAYMFALMASPHLAETFEGFAAMFPDGLHTSIWLVIPLGMLIAACAGVLLGLPVLRLRGDYLAIVTLGFGEIIRILMNNLDQPVNITNGPKGIGQIDSVKVFGFDLAKRHEFFGFDVASVTMYYYLFLVLVLLTVLICYRLQDSRIGRAWMAIREDEIAAKAMGINVRNMKLLAFGMGASFGGVAGAMFGAFQGFVSPESFSLMESVMIVAMVVLGGLGHIPGVILGAVLLSVLPEALRYVAGPLQEMTGGRLDASILRQLLIASAMIIIMLMRPRGLWPTPDRAKNLDHAS, encoded by the coding sequence ATGAAAAACAACAAAATTCTTCACTGGGTTCTGGGCGGTATTGGCCTGCTGGTGCTGCCTTTCATCCTGCAATATTTTGGCAACGCTTGGGTGCGTATCGCGGATCTGGCCCTGCTTTACGTGATGCTGGCGCTGGGTCTGAACATCGTGGTGGGCTACGCCGGTCTGCTGGACTTGGGCTATGTGGCTTTCTATGCCGTAGGCGCCTATATGTTTGCGCTGATGGCGTCGCCTCATTTGGCCGAGACGTTTGAGGGCTTTGCCGCCATGTTCCCGGATGGGCTGCATACCTCCATCTGGCTGGTGATTCCGCTGGGGATGCTGATCGCAGCTTGTGCGGGGGTGCTTTTAGGGCTTCCTGTGCTGCGGCTGCGAGGGGACTATTTAGCCATCGTGACGCTGGGCTTTGGCGAAATCATCCGCATTTTGATGAACAACCTGGACCAGCCCGTCAACATCACCAACGGACCCAAAGGCATTGGTCAGATTGACTCGGTCAAGGTCTTTGGTTTTGATCTCGCCAAGCGGCACGAGTTTTTTGGCTTTGATGTGGCCTCCGTCACCATGTACTACTACCTGTTTTTGGTACTGGTGCTGTTAACGGTGCTGATTTGCTACCGCCTGCAAGACTCGCGCATTGGCCGCGCTTGGATGGCCATTCGTGAAGACGAAATTGCCGCCAAGGCCATGGGCATCAATGTGCGCAATATGAAGCTGCTAGCCTTTGGCATGGGCGCATCGTTTGGCGGTGTGGCCGGGGCCATGTTTGGCGCTTTTCAAGGCTTCGTCTCGCCAGAGTCGTTTAGCTTGATGGAGTCCGTCATGATCGTCGCCATGGTCGTGCTGGGTGGCTTGGGTCATATCCCCGGCGTGATTTTGGGAGCCGTGCTGCTGTCGGTCTTGCCCGAGGCGCTGCGCTATGTGGCCGGCCCGCTGCAAGAAATGACAGGCGGGCGGCTTGATGCTTCCATCCTGCGCCAGTTGCTGATTGCGTCGGCCATGATCATCATCATGCTGATGCGCCCGCGTGGTCTGTGGCCCACGCCAGATCGAGCCAAAAACTTGGACCATGCGTCCTGA
- a CDS encoding ABC transporter ATP-binding protein, with amino-acid sequence MAESTTSTVLNVSDISKRFGGLQALSGVNMKIERGQVYGLIGPNGAGKTTFFNVITGLYTPDTGKFVLAGKPYEPTAVHKVARAGIARTFQNIRLFAEMTALENVMVGRHVRTHSGLLGAVFRTKGFKAEEAAIRARSRELLDYVGIGKYADFKARTLSYGDQRRLEIARALATDPQLIALDEPAAGMNATEKVQLRELIDRIRNDNRTILLIEHDVKLVMGLCDRVTVLDYGKPIAEGTPAEVQKNEKVIEAYLGTGGH; translated from the coding sequence ATGGCAGAGAGCACGACTTCCACGGTCCTCAACGTCTCGGACATCTCCAAGCGCTTTGGCGGCTTGCAGGCGCTGTCCGGCGTCAATATGAAGATAGAGCGGGGGCAGGTCTATGGCCTGATTGGCCCCAATGGCGCAGGTAAGACGACTTTTTTCAACGTGATTACCGGCTTGTATACGCCTGATACCGGCAAGTTTGTGCTGGCGGGCAAGCCCTATGAGCCTACAGCGGTGCACAAGGTGGCTAGAGCAGGTATCGCCCGCACCTTTCAAAATATTCGCCTGTTTGCCGAAATGACGGCATTAGAGAACGTGATGGTGGGCCGCCATGTGCGCACGCATTCTGGCTTGCTGGGGGCGGTGTTTCGCACCAAGGGCTTCAAGGCGGAAGAAGCTGCGATTCGCGCACGTTCGCGTGAGTTGCTTGACTATGTGGGTATTGGCAAATATGCCGATTTCAAAGCCCGCACCTTGTCGTATGGCGATCAGCGCAGGTTAGAGATTGCCCGCGCACTGGCTACCGATCCGCAACTGATTGCCTTAGACGAGCCCGCCGCGGGCATGAATGCCACCGAAAAGGTGCAGCTGCGCGAGCTGATTGACCGTATTCGTAACGACAACCGCACCATCTTGCTGATCGAGCACGATGTCAAACTGGTCATGGGCCTGTGTGACCGGGTGACGGTGCTGGACTACGGCAAACCCATTGCCGAAGGCACGCCTGCCGAAGTGCAAAAGAACGAAAAAGTGATTGAAGCCTATCTGGGCACCGGAGGCCATTGA
- a CDS encoding ABC transporter ATP-binding protein: MLKQGLEQAQAAKSAAPVLLEVRGLKVGYGGIQAVKGVDFVVHQGELVSLIGSNGAGKTTTMKAVTCGLPITDGDILYLGKSIKGKGAWDLVTEGLVMVPEGRGVFARMTITENLLMGAYTRNDKAGIQADIERMFNIFPRLKERKDQLAGTMSGGEQQMLAMARALMSQPKVLLLDEPSMGLSPIMVDKIFEVVGDVYALGVTMMLVEQNASRALALADRGYVMESGIITMTGPGQTLLNDPRVRAAYLGE; encoded by the coding sequence ATGCTGAAACAAGGGCTGGAACAAGCTCAGGCGGCAAAGTCCGCAGCGCCGGTGCTGCTGGAAGTGCGCGGCCTGAAGGTGGGTTATGGCGGTATCCAAGCCGTTAAAGGCGTGGATTTTGTGGTGCATCAGGGTGAGCTGGTTTCCCTGATTGGTTCTAACGGCGCAGGCAAGACCACGACCATGAAGGCCGTCACCTGCGGTTTGCCGATAACGGATGGCGATATTCTGTATCTGGGCAAAAGCATTAAAGGCAAGGGCGCTTGGGACTTGGTGACCGAAGGCCTAGTCATGGTGCCCGAAGGCCGCGGTGTCTTTGCCCGCATGACTATTACCGAAAATTTGTTGATGGGTGCTTACACGCGCAATGACAAAGCCGGCATCCAGGCCGATATTGAGCGCATGTTCAACATCTTTCCGCGCTTGAAAGAGCGCAAAGATCAGTTGGCCGGGACCATGTCCGGTGGCGAGCAGCAAATGCTGGCCATGGCTCGGGCTTTGATGAGTCAGCCTAAGGTGCTGCTGCTCGATGAGCCATCTATGGGTCTGTCTCCCATCATGGTAGATAAGATTTTTGAGGTGGTCGGCGATGTTTACGCTCTTGGCGTGACCATGATGCTGGTAGAGCAAAACGCTAGCCGAGCGCTGGCGCTGGCTGACCGAGGTTATGTGATGGAGTCTGGAATCATCACCATGACGGGGCCTGGGCAGACGCTGCTTAATGATCCCCGTGTGCGTGCTGCCTATCTGGGGGAGTAG
- a CDS encoding DUF47 domain-containing protein: protein MLFSKLLPREGNFFEMFNQHADRIVEAAHAFSQLVANYNDLHLREKYNADVDNAERAADRITHDVSKMLHKTFITPLDREHIHSLINTMDDVADLIQDAAETMALYDVRHMTDEITRLTDLCVRCCERVRDAVKLLDRLSDPSVVEATSKTCDEIDRLESDADRVMRAAMSKLFREEPDVREVIKLKAIYELLETVTDRCEDVANLIEGIVLENS, encoded by the coding sequence ATGCTTTTTAGCAAGCTATTGCCCCGTGAAGGCAATTTTTTCGAGATGTTCAATCAGCATGCGGACCGCATTGTTGAAGCAGCTCACGCCTTCTCCCAACTCGTTGCCAATTACAACGACTTGCATCTGCGTGAAAAGTACAACGCAGACGTAGATAACGCCGAGCGCGCCGCTGACCGCATCACCCACGATGTGTCCAAGATGCTGCACAAGACGTTCATCACGCCTTTGGACCGTGAGCACATTCACTCTCTGATCAACACCATGGATGACGTGGCTGACCTGATTCAGGACGCGGCCGAAACCATGGCTTTGTACGACGTGCGTCACATGACTGACGAAATTACACGCCTGACAGATCTGTGCGTGCGTTGCTGCGAGCGTGTGCGTGATGCAGTCAAGCTGCTGGACCGCCTGTCGGATCCATCGGTTGTCGAGGCGACCAGCAAGACCTGCGATGAAATTGATCGCTTAGAAAGCGATGCGGACCGCGTGATGCGCGCCGCCATGAGCAAGCTCTTCCGTGAAGAGCCGGACGTGCGTGAAGTCATCAAGCTCAAGGCTATCTATGAGCTGCTGGAAACTGTGACAGATCGCTGCGAAGACGTGGCCAATCTGATCGAGGGCATCGTCCTCGAGAATTCCTGA
- a CDS encoding inorganic phosphate transporter, with amino-acid sequence MEPVQAALWVVIMLVVLALLFDFMNGFHDAANSIATVVSTGVLKPAHAVMFAAFFNVIAIFVFHLSVAATVGKGIVQPGIVDTHVVFGALVGAITWNVITWIYGIPSSSSHALIGGIVGAVIAKAGAGSLIASGIWKTVAFIFVSPLLGFTLGSLMMVLVAWVCRRASPNRVDKWFRRLQLVSAGAYSLGHGGNDAQKTIGIIWLLLIATGYMGSGESTPPTWVIVSCYAAIGLGTMFGGWRIVKTMGQKITKLKPVGGFCAETGGALTLFLATFLGVPVSTTHTITGAIVGVGSTQRASAVRWGVAGGIVWAWVLTIPASAFVASIAYWISLQLF; translated from the coding sequence ATGGAACCGGTACAGGCAGCCCTTTGGGTTGTGATCATGCTGGTAGTGCTCGCGTTGCTGTTCGACTTTATGAACGGTTTTCACGACGCTGCCAATTCCATCGCCACCGTAGTCTCTACGGGGGTGCTAAAGCCCGCACACGCGGTGATGTTCGCAGCGTTCTTCAACGTCATTGCGATCTTTGTTTTCCACCTGAGCGTGGCAGCAACCGTGGGCAAGGGTATTGTTCAGCCCGGTATTGTGGACACGCATGTCGTGTTCGGCGCCTTGGTGGGCGCTATTACCTGGAACGTCATCACTTGGATCTACGGCATTCCCAGTAGCTCCTCGCACGCCTTGATTGGCGGCATTGTGGGTGCTGTGATTGCCAAGGCGGGTGCAGGTTCTCTGATTGCCTCTGGCATCTGGAAGACCGTGGCCTTTATCTTTGTCTCACCGCTGCTTGGCTTTACGCTGGGTTCGCTGATGATGGTGCTGGTGGCTTGGGTATGCCGCCGTGCAAGCCCGAATCGCGTGGATAAGTGGTTCCGTCGCTTGCAACTGGTTTCCGCAGGTGCTTACAGCTTGGGTCACGGCGGTAACGATGCTCAAAAGACCATCGGTATCATCTGGCTGCTGTTGATTGCCACGGGTTATATGGGTTCAGGCGAAAGCACGCCTCCAACTTGGGTCATCGTGAGCTGCTATGCAGCCATCGGCTTGGGCACCATGTTTGGCGGCTGGCGTATCGTGAAGACCATGGGTCAGAAGATCACCAAGCTCAAGCCCGTTGGCGGCTTCTGTGCTGAAACGGGTGGCGCGTTAACGTTGTTCTTGGCAACCTTCTTGGGCGTTCCTGTTTCGACCACTCACACTATTACTGGTGCGATTGTCGGTGTGGGCTCAACCCAGCGAGCCAGTGCTGTACGCTGGGGCGTAGCAGGCGGCATTGTATGGGCTTGGGTTTTGACGATTCCTGCCAGCGCTTTTGTTGCTTCGATTGCCTACTGGATTAGCTTGCAGTTGTTCTAA
- a CDS encoding bifunctional diguanylate cyclase/phosphodiesterase, with amino-acid sequence MSVPADKSVKSEAQGQSPFPASTNLVGVYGEQLFRILEQSSSGYVLLDAQDRAQRWNDGYLRLFPWLIPTLKVGASLRTALEAAVASAPPSASAELHSIAEKQLTLITRQQAHIQIQQPSGRKISLSAHALSANYTVLTCKELVADEGDGESLSFFDAPTNLPNRRLLLDRLSQSMIQSERTGWRGALLTIDMEPAKGFSHLDTDETNAQLAPETAQRLLSCMRACDTVARLDSKHFVIMVSDLSPDIELANLLVERLGERLIESLSSNYQLNTQTVKLEANIGATLFGPHSHSATELLQQAETAMYRLRDEEAPGLHFFNPEQHTQPLQRTHMEQSLREALRLSQFELHYQPQYSTRGDISGLEALLRWRHPLRGLVPPSIFLSVAEETGIILPLGLWSIRAACEQLAQWKSDPQLNALTICVNISAKQLQQSNLAEQIEHIIAQTGVNPALLVLELASKTLNPIDADIIRALSRLGAIGVRLSMDGFGSGSNTSEMLRQLPLCQLKLAHSLVHRLGPNNASEAAVQSAIALANQHQITVVGAGIETLEQRALLAQHGCKHFMGHLFSAPVPASKIKSLLQNPALLGQK; translated from the coding sequence ATGTCTGTACCAGCCGACAAGTCAGTCAAGTCAGAAGCGCAGGGGCAAAGCCCCTTCCCTGCATCTACCAATTTAGTGGGCGTGTACGGCGAGCAGTTATTTCGCATCCTTGAGCAAAGCAGCAGCGGCTATGTGCTGCTGGATGCTCAAGACCGAGCTCAGCGCTGGAACGATGGTTATTTACGCCTCTTTCCTTGGCTTATACCGACACTTAAAGTCGGTGCATCTCTACGGACAGCTCTTGAGGCTGCGGTTGCGTCAGCACCGCCTTCAGCCTCAGCAGAGCTCCATAGCATTGCTGAAAAGCAATTGACATTGATAACGCGCCAGCAAGCGCATATTCAAATTCAGCAGCCCAGCGGACGCAAAATCAGCCTATCTGCGCATGCACTTTCGGCCAATTACACCGTGCTAACCTGCAAAGAACTGGTTGCTGACGAAGGGGATGGGGAAAGCCTCTCATTCTTTGATGCTCCGACCAACCTGCCTAATCGTCGCCTGCTACTGGATCGTTTATCACAATCCATGATTCAGTCAGAGCGAACCGGTTGGCGTGGCGCCTTGCTGACCATTGATATGGAGCCCGCCAAAGGCTTTAGCCACCTGGATACCGACGAGACTAATGCGCAATTAGCACCCGAGACTGCGCAGCGACTGCTCAGCTGTATGCGCGCCTGCGACACAGTGGCGCGCTTAGACTCCAAGCACTTTGTCATCATGGTTTCCGACCTGTCTCCAGATATTGAACTGGCAAACCTATTGGTCGAGCGGCTAGGAGAGAGACTTATTGAAAGCCTCAGCAGCAACTACCAGCTCAACACCCAAACCGTAAAGCTAGAAGCGAACATTGGCGCAACCCTGTTCGGCCCACACTCCCACTCTGCGACTGAATTGCTGCAGCAGGCGGAAACGGCCATGTATCGCCTTCGTGATGAAGAAGCCCCAGGCCTGCATTTTTTCAACCCCGAGCAGCACACCCAGCCCCTGCAACGCACCCACATGGAGCAAAGCCTGCGTGAAGCTCTGCGCTTAAGTCAGTTTGAGCTGCACTACCAGCCTCAATACTCTACCCGCGGCGACATTAGCGGGCTCGAAGCCTTGCTGCGCTGGCGCCACCCCTTGCGTGGCCTGGTACCGCCCAGCATTTTTCTGTCCGTTGCAGAAGAAACCGGCATCATTCTTCCCCTTGGTCTTTGGAGTATTCGAGCAGCCTGCGAGCAATTGGCGCAATGGAAAAGCGACCCTCAGCTGAACGCCCTGACCATCTGCGTCAACATCAGCGCCAAGCAACTGCAGCAGTCGAACTTAGCCGAGCAAATCGAACACATCATTGCGCAAACGGGAGTCAACCCCGCCCTGCTAGTGCTTGAGCTTGCAAGTAAAACACTCAACCCCATTGATGCTGACATCATTCGCGCGCTCAGCCGCCTAGGCGCTATAGGTGTGCGCTTATCTATGGATGGCTTTGGCAGCGGCTCCAACACATCAGAAATGCTGCGCCAACTGCCTCTTTGCCAACTCAAGCTCGCCCACTCACTGGTTCATCGTTTGGGGCCCAACAACGCCAGTGAGGCGGCCGTCCAATCAGCGATTGCACTCGCCAATCAACACCAAATTACCGTGGTCGGCGCAGGCATTGAGACCCTTGAGCAACGCGCTCTACTCGCTCAGCATGGCTGCAAACACTTCATGGGGCATTTATTTAGCGCCCCGGTGCCTGCCAGCAAAATCAAATCGCTGCTGCAAAACCCGGCCCTGCTCGGGCAAAAATAA
- a CDS encoding TM2 domain-containing protein — MNPSATTTTARSRSKNKTLAAWLAFVGGPLGLHRFYLYGMGDWLGWLLPIPTALGIYGIERIQQLGQDDQLSWILIPLFGFTIAGCALRAILYGLMDKPVWNARFNPSAAADATAGQTQWTTIFAIALSLLFGATVLMASIAYSFQHYFEYQVQEARKISQ, encoded by the coding sequence ATGAATCCCAGTGCAACTACCACTACAGCTCGCTCTCGCAGCAAAAATAAGACTCTGGCCGCTTGGCTGGCTTTTGTGGGTGGCCCACTTGGCTTACACCGTTTTTACCTGTACGGCATGGGTGACTGGCTTGGCTGGCTTTTGCCTATTCCCACAGCTTTGGGCATTTATGGCATTGAGCGCATCCAACAATTAGGTCAAGACGATCAATTGAGTTGGATTTTGATTCCTCTGTTTGGCTTCACCATCGCCGGCTGCGCACTGCGCGCCATTCTTTACGGGCTTATGGACAAGCCGGTCTGGAATGCACGTTTTAACCCCAGTGCCGCTGCTGATGCAACTGCAGGCCAGACCCAATGGACCACCATTTTCGCTATTGCACTGTCCCTGCTGTTTGGCGCTACCGTTTTAATGGCCAGCATTGCATACAGCTTTCAGCACTACTTTGAGTATCAGGTGCAAGAAGCACGAAAGATCTCTCAATAA
- the rpsP gene encoding 30S ribosomal protein S16, with protein sequence MVVIRLSRGGSKARPFYNIVVADKRVRRDGSFIERLGFYNPSARGAEEGLRLALDRVAYWKSVGAQASETAERLIKNAAKKVAA encoded by the coding sequence ATGGTTGTTATTCGTCTCTCCCGCGGCGGCTCTAAAGCTCGTCCTTTCTACAACATCGTTGTCGCTGACAAGCGCGTGCGTCGTGACGGTTCGTTCATCGAACGCCTGGGTTTCTACAACCCTAGCGCTCGTGGCGCCGAAGAAGGCCTGCGTTTGGCTCTGGACCGTGTTGCTTACTGGAAGAGCGTTGGTGCCCAAGCTTCTGAAACGGCTGAACGCCTGATCAAGAACGCTGCCAAGAAGGTTGCTGCTTAA
- the rimM gene encoding ribosome maturation factor RimM (Essential for efficient processing of 16S rRNA) — MSHMPLLQATSLPADAVEVGRIADAWGIKGWFKVQAFSSAPDALFAAKDWFLLPSEKGAKHFTGAVVLPVKQARFHSDTVVATSPEVADRNAAEALRGARIFVAREHFPKTDDGEFYWVDLLGLSVVNREGVALGVVTDLMSTGPQTVLVLGYEVEGKEQERLIPFVDAYVDSVDLASKTIVADWQPDY; from the coding sequence ATGAGCCACATGCCTCTTCTTCAAGCTACGAGCTTGCCTGCTGATGCCGTTGAAGTCGGTCGCATTGCCGATGCCTGGGGAATCAAGGGCTGGTTCAAGGTCCAGGCCTTTAGCAGCGCTCCTGATGCGCTTTTTGCTGCCAAGGATTGGTTTTTGCTGCCTTCCGAAAAAGGTGCAAAGCACTTTACGGGTGCCGTAGTCCTGCCTGTCAAGCAAGCGCGCTTTCATTCAGACACCGTCGTTGCGACTTCGCCCGAAGTGGCAGACCGCAATGCGGCTGAAGCTTTGCGCGGCGCTCGCATTTTTGTAGCGCGTGAACATTTCCCCAAAACCGATGACGGCGAGTTTTACTGGGTCGACCTGCTGGGCTTGTCCGTAGTCAACCGCGAAGGTGTGGCTCTGGGTGTTGTCACAGATCTGATGTCCACTGGCCCGCAGACCGTTCTGGTGCTGGGCTATGAAGTGGAAGGCAAGGAGCAAGAGCGCCTGATTCCTTTTGTGGATGCCTATGTGGACTCGGTTGATCTTGCAAGTAAGACCATCGTGGCCGACTGGCAGCCTGATTATTGA
- the trmD gene encoding tRNA (guanosine(37)-N1)-methyltransferase TrmD, with amino-acid sequence MRFDIITLFPELFAPFLESGVTRRAYSSGQVAVHLWNPRDWAEGNYRRVDDRPFGGGPGMVMMAEPLQLCLNAIRAARIEADAQEQTEPAPVVLFSPIGTTLKHAVVAEWAESRGAVLLCGRYEGIDQRFIDAHVTHQLSLGDFVLSGGELAAMVLLDSLARLQPGVLNDEGSFQQDSFNPALDGLLDCPHYTRPEVWNGQDVPPELLSGHHANIERWRRDQRLRITTQHRPELIEQARKQGLLNAKDEGFLAKTAPKL; translated from the coding sequence ATGCGCTTCGACATCATTACCCTGTTTCCTGAGCTGTTTGCTCCTTTTTTGGAGAGCGGGGTGACCCGCCGCGCTTACAGCTCCGGCCAAGTGGCCGTGCATCTGTGGAACCCGCGTGACTGGGCCGAAGGCAACTATCGCCGGGTTGATGACCGCCCCTTTGGCGGTGGCCCCGGCATGGTGATGATGGCCGAGCCTTTGCAGCTTTGCCTGAATGCGATCCGCGCCGCCCGTATCGAGGCAGATGCGCAAGAGCAAACCGAGCCAGCTCCCGTTGTATTGTTTTCCCCGATTGGCACCACGCTTAAACATGCTGTGGTGGCCGAGTGGGCCGAAAGCCGTGGCGCGGTGCTGCTTTGCGGTCGTTACGAAGGTATTGATCAGCGCTTTATTGACGCCCATGTCACGCATCAGCTCAGTTTGGGTGACTTTGTGCTTTCGGGAGGCGAACTGGCGGCCATGGTGCTGCTGGACTCTCTGGCGCGACTGCAGCCTGGCGTGCTCAACGACGAGGGCAGCTTTCAGCAAGATAGCTTCAACCCTGCGCTTGATGGCTTGCTGGACTGCCCGCACTACACCCGCCCCGAAGTCTGGAATGGCCAGGACGTTCCGCCTGAGCTGTTGTCTGGTCACCACGCCAATATTGAACGCTGGCGCCGTGATCAGCGGCTGCGCATTACGACGCAGCACCGTCCGGAGCTGATCGAGCAAGCCCGAAAACAGGGCCTGCTCAATGCCAAAGACGAAGGGTTTTTGGCAAAAACAGCTCCCAAGCTATAA
- the rplS gene encoding 50S ribosomal protein L19, whose protein sequence is MNLIQTLEQEEIARLNKTIPEFAPGDTVIVSVNVVEGARKRVQAYEGVVIAKRNRGLNSGFTVRKISSGEGVERTFQTYSPLIAGIEVKRRGDVRRAKLYYLRERSGKSARIKEKLPQRRVKTAAAAQ, encoded by the coding sequence ATGAATTTGATCCAGACTCTTGAGCAAGAAGAAATTGCTCGCCTGAACAAGACTATCCCCGAATTCGCTCCTGGTGACACCGTCATCGTGAGCGTGAACGTGGTTGAAGGTGCTCGTAAGCGCGTTCAAGCTTACGAAGGCGTTGTGATTGCTAAGCGTAATCGTGGCCTGAACAGCGGCTTCACAGTGCGTAAGATCTCCAGCGGTGAAGGCGTGGAACGTACGTTCCAAACTTACTCCCCTCTGATCGCTGGCATTGAAGTCAAGCGTCGCGGCGATGTCCGTCGCGCCAAGCTGTACTACCTGCGTGAACGTAGCGGCAAGTCTGCTCGTATCAAGGAAAAGCTGCCTCAGCGCCGCGTTAAGACTGCAGCTGCTGCTCAGTAA
- a CDS encoding CoA pyrophosphatase, with protein MSVSAQSSTPSIAIVDPSWARLLGIDSQLPSVPLGAQTPQALRMRFAQPPEWTPERMLEKPITARQPMDAAVLVPIVLREQPMVLLTVRSAKLSTHSGQVAFPGGKRDPQDVSAEATALREAHEEVGLSPKNVEVLGRLPVYVTGTAFHITPVVALVHPQPSYFPNPGEVADLFEVPLSFLLNPAHHQRHAMQWQGVDREWFAMPYQDGEQQRYIWGATAGMLRNLYRFLAA; from the coding sequence ATGTCTGTATCTGCTCAATCTTCTACTCCTTCTATCGCTATCGTAGACCCCAGTTGGGCGCGATTGCTGGGTATTGATAGTCAGCTTCCCTCTGTGCCATTGGGGGCTCAGACGCCGCAGGCATTGCGCATGCGTTTTGCGCAGCCACCCGAGTGGACTCCTGAGCGGATGCTAGAAAAGCCCATCACTGCCCGCCAACCCATGGATGCGGCGGTGCTTGTTCCCATTGTTCTGCGCGAGCAGCCCATGGTGCTACTGACTGTGCGCTCTGCCAAGCTATCTACACACTCCGGGCAAGTCGCTTTTCCTGGGGGTAAACGAGATCCACAAGATGTATCCGCTGAAGCGACTGCTCTGCGCGAGGCTCATGAAGAGGTGGGGCTTTCACCAAAAAATGTAGAGGTTTTGGGGCGTTTGCCTGTCTATGTGACGGGAACCGCTTTCCATATCACCCCAGTGGTCGCCTTGGTGCATCCGCAGCCAAGCTACTTTCCCAATCCGGGCGAGGTAGCCGATCTGTTTGAGGTGCCGTTGTCTTTTTTGCTCAACCCTGCTCATCACCAGCGTCATGCCATGCAGTGGCAAGGCGTGGATCGTGAATGGTTTGCGATGCCCTATCAAGACGGAGAGCAGCAGCGCTATATTTGGGGTGCAACAGCGGGCATGTTGCGCAATCTTTATCGTTTTTTGGCGGCTTGA